The Glycine soja cultivar W05 chromosome 19, ASM419377v2, whole genome shotgun sequence genomic sequence ACAAAAGGTTTTGTTTGTTCCCTTGGCCACATGATGGAGTCACAATGCGATAGGGTGCAATGTGGCTGTGTCATGGTTTTGCATGTGCAAGCATAGAATGTATATATTGAATTGGATAGAAATAAATGGGTGCCTCAGATATAGAGTCAAGACACAGTTTATTTGGAAAATTTGCTTTTGTAAAGCTGGCGTCTGCAGTTTGATGTAATTAAATTCCTGAGTATATTGAACTTGGAATCTTTTTACCCTTTTTATTTCATACTCTCATTCCACCATCTATTAAgcgattataaatttattatgttgTTAAGCAAATTTACATACTCTCTCTTGAataaagacttaaatatgttttaatttctaataaatatttgattttagtatttattttctaataaatttttattttgtgttgaatttttaataaaataacacttttatttttagtcatcgatattttgttttagtccatgatattagtgaattttatgtttgtttcttaataaattaacgaattttgttttagtcccgattaataacaaatgaaaaaatgttATCAAAGATTAAATACAAAATTCGCTAATTTATTGATGACTAAAAATAAGTACTtgggaccaaaaataaaattattttattaaggaCTCAacgcaaaataaaaatattaagaaataaatacaaaaattaaatatttattagatatcaaaaatatatttaaggtcTTAAACAAATTCCCTAGAATGTGGGCTGAAAACTCAGTGAAGTTAAGGGTTTCTCTTTGCCAAGCAACCCTCATGGAATTGAATGTGAATTTAGGTTAGTATTTAATCACATGTTATAGCCTATAATTTTGtatctttgtgtgtgtgttttatatatttcatcGTTTGATATTAAAGccaacttatatattttataactattAAACTATTAATTGTGTGAACCTTGTgacacttttttaaaaatatcttcgCTCCTATTCATGAAATTAAATTAGAGgttatattgtttaaattattctaatttcaATATGTGACAAATATCGTTCCAGGGTTGTTCGGAAAATCGTGTTTCTTTTCTCCCTTGATTTCTCCTccattttattactatttgcAAAATTGGTTGATGGGTTTTGTTTCCCTTCCATAGATGATCAAAATGCACCTTTTTTTGTTCGGCCATTTCCCAGGCTAGGCGAGGAAGGGGTTTTTCTTCCTACACCATTCAAATCTCGTATAcaccattcaatttttttttattaattcaagcattgccttttttttactacttcttcttccttcctttcgttttcaatttctttttcttacttTGTTGAGCTCTTCCTTCTCATGGCTCATGGTGGTTTGTTACCTGCATTGTCGCGGAGGTTTGTTACCTTCATTTCCTTTGTCGTCTTCATGATGTGTGTTGCAGTGGCAATGACAGTTTGAAGGTAAGTTTTTTTCATATCTACAAAATATTGATCTGTATAACCTATATGGATTAACAATCTGTGTCATTCCGTATAGCTCACACAAATTGCCAATCTGTATAGGCTgtatggattgtcaatccgtatgagcTATACGGTTCGCCAAACCGTATAGGCTTTCCCTTGTCATTCCTATTCCAACTTCCACTTCCATGCATTCAATCTCTCACTCCTCTCCTTTCCGTCTTCATTCAGCTGCAAGCATCACCACCCTTTTTAAAGCCTACAAGAAAGGTGAACACCTTGAACAAGTGCACGCGTGCATCATCCATTATGGCCTTGAGCAAGACCACTTCCTCGTTTCCCTCTTCATTTCCCATGCCCACTCCTTCCTTTCCACTCTCTCGTATGCCTTATCCATCTTCACCGCATTCTCTCCCCTTCCACCTTCCTCTAGAACACTCATCAAATCCCattgccaaaaaaaatatttttcccacACCCTCTCCACCTTTGCTCACATGAAGGCACATGGGGCACTCCCCAACAGCTTCACCTACCCTTCTATCATTAAGGCTTGTCCCGACATGTACAAGGAAAGGGAGGTAAAATCACTTCATGGCTCCGCGTTCTGTTGCGACATCGACCAAGATCTCTATATGGGCACCAATTTGATAGACATGTATGGGAAATGCGAAGAGATTGCCGATGCTCATAAGGTGTTTGATGGAATGTCTGACAAGAATGTGGTTTCTTGGACTGTTGTGCTTGTTAGGTACGTTGTTGTTGGGGATGTTGTTGAGGCCAAGAAGTTGTTTGATGAGATGCCTCACATAAATATGGCTTATTAGAATGCAATGTTGCAGGGCTTTGTGAAAGTATGGGATTTGAACGATGCCAGAGGCGTGTTTGACACAATGCCTGAGAAGAATGTTATTTCTTTCACCACCATGATTGATGGGTATGCCAAAGCAGGTGACATGGCGACGGTGAGGTTCTTGTTTGATCATTATGTGGAGAAGGATGTCATTGCTTGGTCTACTTTGATatcggattgacaatccgtacaACCTATACAGATCGATATTTCGTAGATATGTAAAAAACTTACTTTCGAACTATCGTTGCCACCACAACACTCACCACGAGTACGACAAAGGCAATGTAGGTAACAAACCATCGTGACAATGCAGGTAACAAACCACCATGAGCCAAGGGAAGGAGGAGCTCAACAAAGTAAGAAGAAATTGAATGGTGtaagaagaaattgaaaatggaaggaaggaaggaagaagaagaagaagaagtaaaaaGGGCAATGTTAAAAATTGAATGGTGTATATGAGATTTGAATGATGTAGGAAGAAAAACTCGTGAGAAAGATGATGTTGTTTCGCAAAACCCATTCACAGGGCCCAGCGAATGGGCTCACTTCTTAGGcctattatttaaataaaaaagaatttaatattttaggaattttggtatattttgtgaaatttttGGACATTAGTAtgtatttatttcaattattttgagTCTTagcttgaaattttaaatattgtacTCTTGGTTTTTGGACTTGGAATGTTTTGTGATAATCCCTTttgtattaatgttttttttttcctagtaTATAGGATTCTCCAAAGTATTATCTGAgagttaagaaattaattttaggtCCTTAAGtcattattaaaattatgcattgtataaacaattaattttttattataagcaTTGTTGAGTCAAAAGGACGTTTACGTCTTAAAGACGAATCAagactcttaattattttgattagatgcaaacaaatataaaagtaaaatattatgtGGTATGCATCTAATGGTTTTCAGACGATAGGTAGATAAAGTCATGATTTGTTGTTGCATGTGGTATAATCTTTAAAACTTCATTTATTACTTTGTGTCTGAAATTCTATTTGCGGAAAACATTTTCCTAAAATTTATCGAATCTATGAAGAATAAGTGAAGTCAAGATCTGAGATGTCATCTTCACTATTAAAAGGAGAACTATTCTACGCTGAACTTGCTCCAACACAAGAATGTGATTACCTGCTGCAATTTCTTATACACGCAAACCTTAAACAAAGATTTATCTGCATGAGGAAAGAACATGCATTAAATGGACTCAACGGTCCTTTCTTATCAGATGAAGATCAAATGAATATTTACCCGTTATGAGATAACGAATACTTGAAGATGAGGCCTATATATAAACCAAAAGCTTTGAAAACTGAAGTAGTTGATCTCTCGCAAACATTTCTTAGTCTTCTCCTTCAACATGACTCATTTATGTATACTCTTGTAAGATTATACAAAGCTCTCAAGACACCTTGAACACTTTGAGAGAAAAGGACTAagtgttgtttttatttatgcGTATGTAACACGATTTTGTTTTAGCCTCTAAGCAATCCTTAACCAGAAATCTTGTCTAATTTGTTTAGTGTCAACATGGTAGAACAAATAATATTGGATGTTGATCAAACTTAGGGTAGAGTTTGATTTGTAAAAGTTAGAATTGGTCATGACATAATACTTGTAACTTGTGAAAAGTTAGTGGAACTTTGTGGTTTACCAAGAACTAAATGTAGTCTCAATGGTAGAGACGAACCAATATAACTTTTTGTGTCTATTTACTGTTTGTTTTCTCTCTGCTTTGAACTAACCTTGGGTCTAAATTGTGTTTCAATAATTTAAAGATATCATGTGTTTTTGCGAACTCGTTTTTCTCATCGTCTGAAGTGCTCTTGTAATAAAGGTTGTTATGTTTTCTTACAAAGTTATCTTCATAGACAAAAAACTTTGAtggtttgaaaaagttttttttacaattatgcTAAATTACAATTCAACCCCTCCCCTTATGATATTTGCCTTTACATGCATAATTTTCCCCCCTCTTAATTTACCTAACTATAACTTTACACATGGCGTGGGTACACTTATGTGAATTTTGTGTTGTAtgtataattaaatatcattattgattttattacattataataataatatcttattGATATATTGTTGTTAGTGTGTTTTGTTTGTaaaacttataaatatattgGCCTGAACTATAAGCAACACATTCAGACcaaaaaatggaagcaaagaagaaaaataattttcagagGTACCTATCTCCAGTCATTGCTATCAACCTTCGGCAATTTTCATAGTTTTAGCTTTCTAGACCCTCACTCACTCAAACTCGATGGTGTGTTTTATCTAAAGAGAGGAATAAGTTTGGTGATCAAAACTGAGAGCACCCGATTTTATTTATAGAGCTCTGTCCATCACAAAACTCAACAGAATGTGGGTATGGATAATAAGATCATGGGTTATTGTTGAATGTTGCTTAACATGGGTTGAATGCCAATAGAAAATGGATCATGTACAAAACTCACTTCCCATAAAAATCGCAACAAAAAACAGTCCggtaaaataggaaatgaaaatTCCAACATTCTCTCACTTGGTCCATTTAATCCAACATTAGTCataacaagaaacaaaatatatgagTCACGTCGATAGGTCCTCTAATAACGACTATTATCTTCCATGtaccataatatatcaagtctCTAAATCAACTTTATGAATAAACCATATATTTATTCCAGATCTAAACTTTATGAtatttctcaaaataaaaaatgaatatgtgCACAAAATCATATGAGAAAATGTCAAACTAAATAAGAGTTTCAAAAATAACAATTGTACTACAATGAAATCACATCATGGAACCAAGTCTCATTcgtactacatgatccttaaaattctttAGTGGCATGCCTTTAGTCAAAGGATTGACAATCATTAACTCAGTGCTAATGTGTTCAaagaccatttttttttctttaacacatTCTCTTATGACTAAGTACTTGATGTCGATGTGCTAATATGGTCAATACTTGGATTACACTAATATCTTCCCAAAACTCCAACAACATATGCAATGTCAGGTCTGGTGCAAACCTGAACATACATAAGGCTTCCAACAACTAAAGCATATGGAATTCTTCATGTGTTCtcgctcaaaatcattttttgggCATTGATTCAAATTGAGTTtttcacccttcacaatgggagctacacttggtgaacaatctttcatgttaaatctctctaaaactttgttAATATAGGTCTCTTGAGACAAACCTAAAATACCTCGAGACCTTTCCTTATGGATCTTAATGCCAATGACATTAGATGTctctcccatatccttcatatcaaagttcttcgagagaaattgtttcacctcatatagCAAATTCTTatcattagttgcaagcaaAATATCATCCACGCATaacacaagaaaacaaatcttactcccactgaccttctgctatatgcattgatccatgATGTTCTCTTGAAAACCGAATGAAGTGATGACCTCATGAAATTTTAGATACTATTGGCGGGAGGCTGGTTTCAATCCATAGATGaatttattaagcttgcagaCTAAGTGCTCACTATCACTATAGGAGAatccttcaggttgtttcatgtaaacctcttcCTCTAGATGACCATTAAGGAATGTttttttcacatccatttgatgtaactcaagatcaaaatgagctactaatGTCATAATTACTCGGAAATAATCTTTTTTAGATACAGGAGAAAATATCTCTGTATAGTCAattccttctctttgagtgaaCCCTTTGGCAACAAGTCTTGTCTTATGTCTCTCAATGTGGCCTTGTGAGTCTTTCTTTAAAAACTCATCTACATCTAATGGCTTTTACACCATTAGGCAACTCAACGAGATCCCAAATTTGATTAGATGTCATAGAATCCTTCTCATCTTTCATAGCATTGTATCACAAGTTTGATTCCTTAGAACTCATGGCTTGTGAAAACAATTCATGATCATTTGCGGCTCCAGTGTTGTAGTCCGATTCTTGCAGATATACCGCATAATCATTGGGAATTACTGACCTTTTGACTCTAGTAGACCTTCTTAATGCTGCTTCATGATCTTCTTGAGGAACTTGTTGTTCCTTATTAGGAACTTGAGCTACAAGATCATTTTCAACAGTTTGTAGAATTTCAATCACTGGTTGTCTAACACCCATTTCTACTTGAGGAGTGTGAATGACAATTAATCTATCACTTGAGCCAAGGCTTGAGCTTCATAGTGATCTTTTTCAGAAGCGATGTCCTGAAATTGACCACTCCCACTGATCAGGTCATTCTCAAGAAATTTTTCATTTCTCGATTCCATAATCCTAGTGCTATGTGATGGACAATAAAATCTATACCCTTTGGACTtttcagcatatccaatgaaatacccactgATAGTTCTTGGGTCTAGTTTATTTTCTTGGGGGTTATAAATTCTCACTTCAGACGGGCATCCCCAAATGTGTATATGTTGCAAACTTGGTTTCCAACCTTTGAATAACTTaaaaggtgtctttgagacAACCTTGGTTGATActcaatttaatatatacacaaCCATCTTTAGTTCTTCAATCCAAAAGAATTGAGGAAGTTTTACATTACTCCTCATACTCCTTACCATGCCCATTAAAGTTCggtttcttctttttgtcacACCATTCTGATACAAAGAACAAGACATAGTGTACTGGACATTctctaatcaattaaattatattaatcacttaacattaattaattcttaatagAGAGCTAAATATTTGCATAATATTCTCAATAATGCAAATAATTGAATAACATtgcataaatattatttaacataattttgtatgtacaaaattcaagaaataaataaacaatatatGCATATCATTactcaataaaagaaaacatgtaAGTTCtctaatgataaattttaacgtgcattaattttttaacgtaATATTGCATgcttaaataaatatcaaattaaaacatacaattaaactaaataaacaaataatttaaatacattaaaatgtactaaataattcataatctTATATGTGTTGaaccatttaatttaattatttagcataTGTATaaccatcaataaaaattatggcatatgaaaaggaaaaacaatgtttagcatatattattaaattatttagcaAAACCTATAcatattcaattattaattaaaagacaTTAAGGTAATTCACATAAAACTTATATGGTTGGGCAACATATaagttgttatatatatataaacgatTATTAAACCTTCAAATGGTTTGAAAAACAACATGGGTTGACCAAAGTAAACATGGGCCTTCAACGTTAATTATGTAGAGtatgattttaatattattaaaagcatTAGCCACATGGCCCGCACTAGAATGCAGCAGgtgattccaaaaaaaaaaaaaaaagtctgcgTCAATAGCATCAAAACAACAGGAAATGGAACAAAACGAAAGGCCGTATgcatcatcttcaaccttgaGTCAGGTCACTTTGACCCGGTTGCAACCCGCAGACCCGAACGAAAACCCAATAATTTTTAGCCATTTACAAAgccaaaattatcattttaaatcacaaataaaaagaaaatcgaTTCCAATATGATTTTCAATCTTAATGTGAATTAAAATGTTCAGAAACATAGTGCccatatctaaaaaaaatagcatgagTGCCAAAAAGAAGCAAGACAAAGGCAAATAAGGCTCTAATACCAAATGTaaaacttataaatatattgttttgaACCATAAGCAACACATTCAGACCAAACACTGGAAGTAgagaagaaaaatgattttcaaaggTACCTACCTCCAACCATTgctattaactttttttaacctTCACAATTTTAGCTTTTTAGACCCTCACTCGCTCAAACTCGACAATGTGTTTTATTTGAAGAGAGGAGTAGGTTTGATGATCAAAACTGAGAGCACCCGGTTCTATTTATAGAGCCTTATCCATCACAAAGCTCAAGAGAACGTGAGTATGGATGATAAGATCATGGGTTATTACTGAGCGTTGCTTAGCATGGGTTGAATGTAGACAATGTTAGAAATTTTgggtcatacatatatatatatatatatatatatatatatatatatatatatatatatatatatatatatatatatatatatatatatatatatatatatatatatatatatatatatatatatatatatcacataattgaatgaGTTAGGGTCATTATATTATTAGCCAAAATATTAAAGTGGTCTAATCGATATAAAATTATGACTAAGAGCATATATGTCATGAAAGGCCAATTGTGTAGATACATTAGTGATACTATAATTTGATGAGGGGCCAAATTATAACTAATCCAAGTACACTTCCGCATTTAGttgttttatcatgattttgagtatgggAACACAATGGGGTTCTATTCATCTTTATGCAATAATTTCTCTTTACATGGATAGAAAGCATGTGGTTAGGATTGATGATTGTCTGTTAGAATCAAATTaggttgattgattgaatcccaacatttggtatcagagccacccATACTTGATTCATGTATGATGTTTGGACAACATACACACATTAGATATCttgttttttagaaaacaaataagaTTATCACATTACTGCGGAATGAACAATGATATAAAGGGTGATTGATagcatcaaattaatataacaaTTGTATAGTAGAGTATATTGCATGATTGGCAATATGGATATGTTACATGAAAATGATTTTGTAATGTTATTTACATGCTATAAGCATGACAAATTGACAAGTAGTAAATGATACTTGGTAACAATAAATCAATATAACACATGTAGAGCAACACTGTAGAACGATGCAGGCATATCAGTTTGATGTGTGAATAGGTTATGCATTTTATGAGTATCATGTACATGTTTCATGTGGAATAATAGGTATAAATTTAAAGGCATCATTTATGTGTTTGTTCTTACTTTTAGAGGCCGTTgcagtatattaaaataataatcatgggcctctaaaatttaaaataaataaataaagttaaaatagtTTACTCAAGAAAcgttttaattttggatttggtgcatcaatgttcaaaatttagttatggtatatcattttaattatttagcattTAAATGAGCTAATTGAATCAAAATATCACCAAAGTGACCTCTCTTGTGTAAATTGTTTATGAGAAATGGTAACGTGTGTGATTATTTATATGAATGGTGATTGGCCCAAAGAAAAGttatttaactaatttacaTACACACATGTGATGTTAAACATGTGATAATTATGAGGTTTCGCATATGAATGATAAGTCACATCAAAAGATAGGTTTGTTatttgatatgtttttattatcaatgtttGAACATTACAACAAGGATATCACTAGCAATTAATACCACTGTCCAAATACTTGATACTAATGGTGCACTAGATATCTTGAGATGAGATATACCATTATTTAAATGCATTGATGACTGTTACGTGAGCttattgtattatttgttttgatcttttcagTTGTTGCTTCTATATTTGCTAATCTGAATTCGATTCTGGTTCTTAATGGTACAAATTTTAAGGAGGACTGGAAAGAGAACATGCAAATTGTTCTTGGGAAGTGGGATCTAGACCTTGCATTAAGGATTTAGAAATCCCCTTCTCCTACGGATTCCAGTACCTCTGAACAGATGAAACTTCATGATAAGTGGGATCACTTAAATCGCATGATCTCCTTCAGAACTTGATTTCCATGAAGTATCAAGGTAAAGGAAATGTCAGGGAATACATTATGGGATGTCAAATATTGCTTCAAAATTAAGGGCACTAAAACTTGAGCTATCAGAAGACTTGCTTATTCATTTAGTGTTAATTTCTCTACCTTCATAATTTAGTCAGTTTAAGATCTCTTATAACTGTCAGAAGGAGAAATGATCTCTTAATGAGCTCATTTCATACTGTGTGCAAGAAGAGGAGAGGCTGAAGCAAGAAAGGACTGAAAGTGCTCATGTTGTGAGTACCTCTAAAGACAAgggcaaaagaaaaaagaactgAGGAGCCCAAGAATGAAGCTGCTAAGGGTCCAgcataaaaacaacaaaatcaagGTGACAACTGTTTCTTTTGCAGTAAGCCTGGACATGTAAAGAAGAAATGTACCAAATATCATGTTTGACGTGCAAAGAAGGGTGTGTTTCTTACTTTGGTTTGTTCTGAGGTCAATTTAGATTCAATACCTAGAAACACTTGGTGGTTAAATTCTGGTGCCACTACTAACATCAGTGTTTCAATGCAGGGTTGCCTAAGCTACCAGAAGCCAATTGATTTTGGAAGATGGATCTTTGTTAGAGATGGTAAATCGGTGGAGGTAGAAGCTATATGGccttttagattattattatgtactggtttttatttggatttgaaaGATACTTTTGTATTCATTTGGAAACAATGTGCTCAGGTTGTCTTTTAATTCAGATATTGTTGGAACTGGTTCACTCTTAgttaatgataatttatatttacttgATACTGTAGCTGCCTATGGTGAATCCTTTAATGCAGAATTGCATGGTACTAAGCATAGAATTGATAATACAAACTCCGGAGCATTATGGCATAAGcgcttaggtcacatttctaagaACAAAATTGAACGACTTGTGTCAAACAAAATCTTGGATTCCATTGATTTCACAAgctttgatgtttgtgttgaatGCATTAAAGGTAAACAGAtcaaaagcaagaaattaaGTGCATATAGGGCTACAAACATCTTGAAATTAATACATACGGACATTTGTGGGCCATTTCATACACCTTCATGGAATGGTCAACAATACTTTATATCATTCATAGACAATTACTCCAGATATGCATACTTGTTTCTTATACATGAAAAGTCACAATCTCTGGATGTGTTCAAAACAtttaaagttgaagttgaaaatcaactcaacaaaaGAATAAAGTGTGTCAGATCTGACCGTGGTGGTGAACACTATGGCAAATATGATGGTTCAGGTGAACAACGTCTGGGGCCTTTTGCCAGGTACCTAGAGGAATGTGAAATCGTCCCATAGTACACCATGCCGGGGTCACCTAGCATAAATGGTGTGGCTGAAAGACGAAGCATAACTCTTAAGGATGTGGTAAGAAGCATGATTTATCATTCTAACTTACCAGAGTCACTCTGGGGAGAGGCACTAAAGACTGCAACTAACATTCTAAATAGAGTGTCAACCAAGGCAGCTGCCAAAACACCTTATGAGCTTTGGGTTGGGTGAAAGCCTAGTCTAAAACATTTTCATGTATGGGGATTTCCAGCTGAGGCAAGGCCTTATAAGCCAAATGAAAGGAAATTGGACTCTCGAACAGTGAGCAGCTACTTTATTGGTTATTCTGGACGATCCAGGggctataaattttatgatcccAAATTAAAGACAAATTTTGAGACAAGAACCGCCACATTCTTTGAGGATATTGAGTTTAGGGGGAAGAATAAGGTTAGAGACTTTGTCTTAGAGGAAGAATCAGTAACAATTCTAGAATCGATTCATACAATTGCTTTTGATAAAGTAAATTCAGAACCTCTAcaagatattattattaaattcccCACTCAATATAATTTGGTCGTTCTTAAAGAACAAACTCAAAATCCTTAAGAACCTATGCTTCATGAGCTAGTACCTTTGCAAAGATCTACAAGAGAAAGGAGAAGTGCTATTCCAGATGATTATGTGGTATTTCTCCAGGAATATGAGGAAAAGAATGCTATGATGGAAGATGACCCAGTCAACTTCCATCAAGCCATGCAAGATTCCAACTCAGAAAAGTGGATTAAAGCAATGAATGAGGAGTATAAGTCCATGCAAGACAACAAGGTTTGGGAACTTGTCCCATTACCAGAAGGTGTGAAACCCATTGGTTGCAAATGGATAGTTAAGACCAAGCAGGATTCCAAAGGTAATGTGGAGAGGTATAAGACTCGTCTTGTGGCAAAGGGTTATACCCAAAAGGAAGGGATTGACTTTAAAGAGACTTTCTCTCCAATTTCATCGAAAGACTCTTTTAGGACAATCATGGCTCTTGTTGCACATTATGATTTGGAgcttcatcaaatggatgtcaagacgACATTTCTCAATGGCAACATTGATGAGACAATTTATATGGTACAACCAAAAAACTTTGTGTTAGGAGACCCAAAGAATATGGTTTGCAAACTGACAAAATCCATTTATGGGCTAAAACAGGCATCTCGTCAATggtgttggacaagtgacctTAATTATAGCAGCATATATGCTATGAATTTTTTATGATGTCAAAGAtaagcgcttctcaagtttaatccaAGTCAAGAACTCAGAAATTCAAGACAAATGATGAACTCAGTCCCTAGAATCTTAGAAAGTATTCCTTAATTGATGATGCACAGGTTTGGCCAAAGGATATTTTACAAAAGTTTTTTGTGATTTCAAATATATGGTATTTtctctctgataatcgattaccagaggatgtaatggATTACTAGTGGCCAAATTCATTTCTGAAACAaatttgcaaattttgaatttaaaatttaaagcttgtaatcgattacacaaggcttgtaatcaattatcagAAGTTTTAAACGTTTTATAATAGCCTtcagaaatttgaatttaaattttaaagcctgtaatcgattacaacttgtgtataatcgattaccagaaatgaaaattcaaatttcaattctgaagagtcacaactcttcag encodes the following:
- the LOC114398712 gene encoding putative pentatricopeptide repeat-containing protein At5g37570; translation: MHSISHSSPFRLHSAASITTLFKAYKKGEHLEQVHACIIHYGLEQDHFLVSLFISHAHSFLSTLSYALSIFTAFSPLPPSSRTLIKSHCQKKYFSHTLSTFAHMKAHGALPNSFTYPSIIKACPDMYKEREVKSLHGSAFCCDIDQDLYMGTNLIDMYGKCEEIADAHKVFDGMSDKNVVSWTVVLVRYVVVGDVVEAKKLFDEMPHINMAY